Within the Funiculus sociatus GB2-C1 genome, the region GTGCAGTGTTTGCTCCAGAAAATGCATATGCTCAAGCAAAGCGCTGCTTTGAAATAATCCAAAAAGCCTTGCAGGATCTGGGTACTGATTGTAGCTGTGTTGTGCGAACTCGGATGTATGTCACAGACATTTCTCGCTGGAGAGAATTTGGTGAGGCGCACAAAGAATTTTTTGGAGAAAATCCTCCAGCTTCAACGATGATAGAAGTAAAATCCCTCGTTGAGCCGGCAATGTTAATTGAGGTAGAGGCTGATGCAGTTTGTATGGAGTGAAAGCGATTCACTATTCCTATTTCTGCTTTTACAAACGCCACAATAATTTAATTGCGGTGATTGTTACTATACCGAATCCTAGCTCCTGCCCACTGGAGTTTTTCTCGTAACGTTTGGTAATAGGAATAGTTTTCGCGCAAAATAATAAACTTAGCCAGACAATTTGCCATGCGGATGTCTACCCGCTGTCCGGGCCAAATTGCAGTTGCCATCACCCCATCCATCCATAGTTTAGTGTTTAATTCGTAGTCAGCTAAAGGCCAGACGCTCACCACAGAACCGGAGGGGATGACAATTGGGCGACTGGAGAGACTCAAAGGGCAGATTGGGGTGACGGTAATAGCTTCCATGCCAGAATGGACGATGGGGCCGTTTGCAGAGATGGTGTAGCAGGTGGAACCAGTGGGCGTTGCGACAATCAGCCCATCCCCTTGATATTGATCGACCACCTCGCCGTCAATTTCCATTTCTAATATCGAGGTAATCATGCGGTCGGCGGAGGCGGGTTTGATGCACATTTCATTCAGTGCGAGGAAGCGATCGCTCACCGGTTCCATATTCGTGCGATCGCCCTCAAATAACGCCGCCTGCAACATCATCCGGCGTTCGATAGCATAGCGATCTTCCTCTAACCTGTCCCAAACCCTCTCAGTGTCTTGAAATTCCTCAAATGGCTGAGTTAAAAATCCCAGATGTCCCCCGACATTCACCGCTAAAATAGGGATTCTCTCTGGAGATAGATGCCGAACTGCTGCCAATGCTGTCCCGTCACCACCCAGCACCAGCGCCAGATCGATGCGGTGCATTGCGGAAGCCAAAAAAACCGGATAGGGATTATCCTTCGCCCCACTTGGCCCCATTAAAACATGGCAATTGCGTTTTTCCAGTTGCCTAGCGCATTTTTCTGCCCAACTGCGGCTTAGGGGATCTCCCGCTTTGTGAGCAATAATAACGTTTTTCAGCTCCACTGATTATTTACCCTAAACCTATAGAGCGCGATCGCGCTTGCTTATTTTTGCGTTTGGGCGATCGCCTCCCTATCTTAAGCTAGGGTACTCCTCCTCGTAATGTTCTTTTAGCGACAATTAGACAGGGCTGGGCATTGATGGGATAAAATCAGCTAACCCCAAGTAGCGAATTCCCTCTGGGTTAATTTCAAAACGGCAAGGTAACACCTCCAAGCCCAAGGAAACAGCATCGCGCAACAACTCCCCATACAAAGGATCGGCAATGTCTCCGGGCGCAAACTGGTTACAGTCGCCACGATTAATAAAATAAAGCATCACCGCCCGCGCTTGGGGAATTAGCGCCGTTAGTTCTCGCAGGTGCTTTTGTCCCCTCGTCGTGACCGTATCGGGAAATAGCACCAGTTTACCTTGCGCCCAAGTTGTACTTTTGACTTCCAGATAAATCGGTCTGTCAGACTCATCGCCAGTCAGCAAAAAATCTACCCGGCTTTTCTCTTTCCCGTAAGGTACTTCAAAGCGAATT harbors:
- the sfsA gene encoding DNA/RNA nuclease SfsA; translation: MDWLYQYPTLYPGVLLKRYKRFFADIELATGEVITAHCPNTGPMTAVSTPGSPVQVSFSDNPNRKLPYTWEMIQVCDTEPAWVGVNTALPNRVIKLALEKFLFPLGKYSLIRFEVPYGKEKSRVDFLLTGDESDRPIYLEVKSTTWAQGKLVLFPDTVTTRGQKHLRELTALIPQARAVMLYFINRGDCNQFAPGDIADPLYGELLRDAVSLGLEVLPCRFEINPEGIRYLGLADFIPSMPSPV
- a CDS encoding NAD(+) kinase, translating into MELKNVIIAHKAGDPLSRSWAEKCARQLEKRNCHVLMGPSGAKDNPYPVFLASAMHRIDLALVLGGDGTALAAVRHLSPERIPILAVNVGGHLGFLTQPFEEFQDTERVWDRLEEDRYAIERRMMLQAALFEGDRTNMEPVSDRFLALNEMCIKPASADRMITSILEMEIDGEVVDQYQGDGLIVATPTGSTCYTISANGPIVHSGMEAITVTPICPLSLSSRPIVIPSGSVVSVWPLADYELNTKLWMDGVMATAIWPGQRVDIRMANCLAKFIILRENYSYYQTLREKLQWAGARIRYSNNHRN
- a CDS encoding RidA family protein, with translation MQVHRVFSGASWESQVGYCRAVKVGNIIYVSGTAPVDEIGAVFAPENAYAQAKRCFEIIQKALQDLGTDCSCVVRTRMYVTDISRWREFGEAHKEFFGENPPASTMIEVKSLVEPAMLIEVEADAVCME